The following proteins are encoded in a genomic region of Vibrio tasmaniensis:
- a CDS encoding DUF1127 domain-containing protein, with product MNTITATSRANQSFLSSLSIKKFYSNFERYLQNRRTRKQLSELPEYLLRDVGITQEQVNKELKKSFWE from the coding sequence ATGAACACGATAACAGCGACATCAAGGGCTAACCAATCATTCTTATCATCGTTATCAATTAAGAAATTCTATTCTAACTTTGAGCGCTATCTTCAGAATCGTAGAACCAGAAAGCAGCTGTCTGAGTTACCAGAATATTTGTTGAGAGATGTCGGGATTACACAGGAACAAGTTAATAAGGAACTGAAGAAATCGTTTTGGGAGTGA
- a CDS encoding AMP-binding protein, protein MIQPNEFSQEQATALPTPNDMILKWAEERPDEVYLKQIINRQFVEFTYKEVADKALKLASALEGLGAQPGDRVALISKNCAEWFICDLAMMLGDFVSVPIFPTAGADTIQYCIEHSESKIVIAGKLDDPKATQKVLDENPNLVSISLPYDSAAKCQHTFEQLIDTHEPSTKRPQHHDDKVMSLVYTSGTSGLPKGAMLTYGAFTWSVQRLIDHIGIQPGDRLFSYLPLAHITERVYIFGSSVMGGIVTAFPESLDTFIDDVKMHRPTLFISVPRLWTLFQQRIQDKLPQKKLNFLLKIPFINNIIKKKLADGLGLDQARVLGCGSAPVSPALLAWYESVGLHITEAWGMTESFAYSTINHPFRADKIGTVGNAGPGIELKIAEDEEILVRSKGMFSGYYKNDIATQESFNSEGWLHTGDIGDIDSEGYLTIRGRKKDTFKTAKGKFVAPVPIENKLFEYSRVEMMCLIGLGLPGPILLVVPHDFPNFDRARYERTSKRVIEKMNEQLASHEKIKGVLMIKEPWSIDNGVLTPTLKIKRHILEQKYHEVGHNWPKDKLVVWEE, encoded by the coding sequence ATGATTCAGCCTAACGAGTTTAGCCAAGAACAAGCAACAGCTCTCCCTACACCCAATGACATGATTTTAAAATGGGCAGAAGAACGCCCAGATGAAGTCTATTTAAAGCAAATTATTAACCGCCAATTTGTTGAGTTTACTTATAAAGAAGTGGCCGACAAAGCACTGAAACTGGCGTCAGCATTAGAAGGACTCGGAGCCCAGCCCGGTGATCGAGTCGCTCTTATATCGAAAAACTGTGCAGAATGGTTTATCTGCGATCTTGCCATGATGTTAGGAGATTTTGTCAGCGTCCCAATCTTTCCTACCGCGGGTGCAGATACCATTCAGTACTGTATCGAACACAGTGAAAGTAAAATTGTGATAGCGGGTAAGCTTGACGATCCTAAGGCCACTCAAAAAGTACTGGATGAAAACCCAAACTTGGTGAGTATCTCACTGCCCTACGATAGCGCAGCAAAGTGCCAACATACTTTCGAACAACTCATTGATACCCATGAACCATCAACTAAACGACCTCAGCATCACGATGATAAAGTAATGTCACTTGTTTATACTTCGGGTACATCAGGGCTACCAAAAGGCGCAATGCTCACATACGGTGCCTTTACGTGGTCAGTTCAACGTTTGATCGATCATATTGGTATCCAACCCGGCGATCGCCTGTTCTCTTATCTACCGCTTGCCCATATTACAGAACGAGTGTACATCTTTGGCTCATCGGTAATGGGCGGTATAGTCACGGCATTCCCTGAGTCTTTAGATACCTTTATTGATGATGTAAAAATGCATCGCCCTACTCTATTTATTTCAGTTCCTCGTTTATGGACTCTCTTCCAGCAACGAATCCAAGATAAGCTGCCGCAGAAGAAACTTAACTTCTTACTTAAGATTCCGTTTATCAACAACATCATTAAGAAGAAACTGGCTGATGGCCTAGGGTTAGATCAAGCCCGCGTTTTAGGGTGTGGTTCGGCTCCGGTATCACCGGCTCTACTTGCATGGTATGAGAGTGTTGGCCTACACATTACCGAGGCTTGGGGAATGACGGAGTCTTTCGCCTACAGCACGATTAACCACCCGTTTAGAGCCGACAAAATTGGTACTGTGGGTAATGCTGGCCCAGGCATCGAACTCAAAATTGCAGAAGATGAAGAAATTTTGGTTCGAAGCAAAGGTATGTTCTCTGGTTATTACAAAAATGACATAGCAACCCAAGAGTCTTTTAACTCTGAGGGATGGCTTCATACTGGCGATATCGGTGATATCGACAGCGAGGGCTACCTAACGATTCGCGGACGTAAGAAAGACACCTTTAAAACTGCGAAAGGTAAGTTTGTGGCTCCCGTGCCAATCGAAAACAAACTCTTTGAGTACAGTCGTGTAGAGATGATGTGTTTGATCGGCTTAGGCTTACCGGGCCCGATCCTACTCGTAGTACCGCATGACTTCCCTAATTTTGATCGTGCTCGTTATGAAAGAACAAGTAAACGTGTCATTGAAAAAATGAACGAACAGTTAGCCTCGCATGAGAAGATCAAAGGCGTACTGATGATTAAGGAACCATGGAGCATCGACAACGGTGTGCTCACCCCAACCCTCAAGATCAAGCGACATATTCTTGAGCAGAAATACCATGAAGTCGGTCATAACTGGCCGAAAGATAAATTAGTGGTTTGGGAAGAGTAA
- a CDS encoding helix-turn-helix domain-containing protein, producing the protein MKIVTPLLSDKESDFNSVIINKIGNYFSIENFKQDISIISNLDVRLVFFILNSADKTQLLTMALSICENLNKRIVIICSDPLPNIVLNHKNIFFIIETNSNHLTSQFEELKAKTQHMFEPHFDIDRDTNSNNQLPVKVFTSEVVNFVMDNINKEIRETEIAEKCHCSTTYFSKKFHLHFGVSFRDFVCDKRILLAKKLIEADTESKIAVIAYQCGYKDVSYFSRIFKKRTGVTPASYRRACTDNGKQRT; encoded by the coding sequence ATGAAAATAGTAACCCCGTTGTTATCGGATAAAGAGAGTGATTTCAACTCCGTTATTATCAATAAAATAGGCAACTATTTTTCTATTGAAAACTTTAAACAAGACATATCTATAATCAGTAACTTAGATGTCAGATTGGTATTTTTCATATTGAATAGTGCAGATAAAACTCAACTGCTTACTATGGCTTTATCTATTTGCGAAAACTTGAACAAAAGAATTGTCATTATTTGTTCCGACCCGTTACCTAATATCGTTCTAAATCATAAGAATATATTTTTCATTATAGAAACAAACAGTAATCATCTGACCAGTCAGTTCGAAGAACTTAAGGCCAAGACACAACATATGTTCGAGCCTCATTTCGATATCGACAGAGACACAAACAGCAACAATCAGCTGCCAGTCAAGGTCTTCACATCAGAAGTCGTTAACTTTGTAATGGACAACATCAACAAAGAAATCAGAGAAACAGAAATCGCCGAGAAATGTCACTGTTCAACCACCTATTTTTCTAAGAAGTTTCATCTACACTTTGGAGTAAGCTTTAGAGACTTCGTGTGCGATAAACGCATTCTACTTGCCAAAAAGTTAATCGAAGCAGATACCGAATCAAAAATTGCTGTCATTGCCTATCAATGTGGATACAAGGATGTGTCATATTTCTCGAGAATTTTTAAGAAACGGACTGGAGTAACGCCTGCAAGTTACAGGCGAGCCTGCACAGATAACGGAAAACAAAGAACATAA
- a CDS encoding Flp family type IVb pilin: MDKFLNNCKEFMKDEEGLTVIEYVIGAALLVLGLTTIFTGFGAALSAKLNNIINSI, translated from the coding sequence ATGGATAAGTTTTTGAATAATTGTAAAGAATTCATGAAAGATGAAGAAGGGTTGACTGTTATCGAGTATGTAATTGGTGCAGCGTTACTGGTATTAGGCTTGACCACTATATTTACTGGTTTTGGGGCCGCCCTATCCGCTAAGCTTAATAACATCATTAACAGTATTTAA